The following are encoded in a window of Hippoglossus stenolepis isolate QCI-W04-F060 chromosome 10, HSTE1.2, whole genome shotgun sequence genomic DNA:
- the LOC118116202 gene encoding ubiquitin thioesterase OTUB2-like, with amino-acid sequence MEVGSLVSHREDIASLFPQQIPGAKYKDLSSQFSSVRKVRGDGNCFYRALCFSHMESVLHNTRALQRFKDKIIQSSEVLSSAGFDESRFKHHLDTVVNVVEQCQADEQDYALLSLFNEQITSDGVVQYLRLLTSAHLQSHAEFFCNFVEAPNLHAYCRQEVEVMGMECDHVDILALSEALDICTHIVSMDGDEQLLAHHMIPEGAEPSLHLLYQTSHYNILYPRPHH; translated from the exons ATGGAGGTTGGAAGTCTCGTCTCGCACAGAGAGGACATCGCCTCCCTGTTCCCACAGCAAATCCCCGGGGCCAAGTATAAA GATCTGAGCAGCCAGTTCTCCTCTGTGAGGAAAGTACGTGGTGATGGAAACTGCTTCTACAGGGCCCTCTGCTTCTCTCACATGGAGTCAGTCCTGCATAACACCAGAGCTTTGCAGAG ATTCAAGGACAAAATAATTCAGAGCAGTGAAGTTTTGTCCTCTGCAGGATTTGATGAGAGCCGCTTCAAACATCACCTGGACACA GTTGTAAATGTGGTGGAGCAGTGCCAGGCTGACGAGCAGGACTACGCGTTGCTGAGCCTCTTCAATGAGCAGATCACCTCTGACGGCGTGGTGCAGTATCTCAGGCTGCTCACCTCGGCACACCTGCAGAGCCACGCAGAGTTCTTCTGCAACTTTGTGGAGGCGCCCAATCTACATGCATACTGTCGTCAG GAAGTGGAGGTGATGGGGATGGAGTGCGATCACGTGGACATtctggctctctctgaggctcTGGACATTTGCACACATATCGTCTCTATGGACGGTGACGAGCAGCTGTTGGCTCACCACATGATTCCAGAGGGTGCTGAACCCTCCCTGCACCTCCTCTACCAAACATCGCACTACAACATTCTCTACCCACGACCTCACCACTGA
- the ddx24 gene encoding ATP-dependent RNA helicase DDX24, with product MKTDKMKPKSRGVSSGLMKKKKRSVHVKGSWKAVQLDPSLFSEEGLEGLVCFEELASYSLVDSDKAASKAAKELKKKEEKKMKRKAKAKAKKRKASEGEEQGGGGEEEGGEGGPGVEGTEGEEPTEPPKKKVTNKKNNKKQAAKESVPEDVISTEETEKDGAANEEGGQEEDTAKEDPQQNVQAKKSNKKTNKIQKQQIEKDEEKQTNLEAPSELQAPEVEKSSPKKVTKLTKKKNRNWTNIAHSASEDQNADVGAWQDLFVPSPVLKALSSLGFGSPTPIQALALPSAIRDRMDVLGAAETGSGKTLAFGIPMIHAILEWRKGSDEPAESNSEPAPQVESLYLPSLKSENDAESITEEDNVEAVEEEDEGVSDQDQGDSDDGEEDEDEDEHSGEDEDEDQTLGCVKVIEDAEFDLDAEEKPAGGRNQPLLGLVLTPTRELAVQVKHHIDAVAKFTDIKTAIIVGGMAQQKQRRMLKRRPEIVIATPGRLWDLIKEKHPHLLNLRQLKCLVIDEADRMVQRGHFAELENLLEMLNTVHFNPTRQTFVFSATLTMAHSLPTRLLQKKKRKNMDQRGKLEVLMEKVGIKSKPKIIDLTRKEATVETLTETRIHCQKEEKDFYLYYFLLQFPGRTMVFANSIDCIKRLNSLLVILDFDPLPLHANMHQKQRLKNLERFAERENCVLLTTDVAARGLDIPNVQHVIHYQVPRTSETYVHRSGRTARATKEGLSLLLIGPDDMLNFRKIYNTLGKDEDLPMFPIEIKCMEAIKERVNLARNIEKIEFHNGKEKQHNSWFKKAAEALELDLDDDLLLGRSKGEDGDREQQKMVKSMKKHLKHLSSQPVFKNLVKTRYPTQMGKLTLPHLPRGGMESALTKVSIQQKEDELKKRGPPQPGKKKQRKEKRQKKKEEQQQQKQQQQQ from the exons atgaagacagataAGATGAAGCCGAAAAGCAGGGGTGTGTCGTCCGggctgatgaaaaaaaagaagcggAGCGTCCATGTGAAAGGCAGCTGGAAAGCTGTGCAGCTCGACCCCAGCCTCTTCTCCGAGGAGGGCTTGGAGGGCCTGGTGTGTTTCGAGGAGCTGGCAAGTTACAGTCTGGTGGACTCTGACAAGGCTGCGTCCAAAGCAGCgaaagagctgaagaagaaggaggagaagaagatgaagaggaaagcGAAGGCGAAGGCGAAGAAAAGAAAGGCcagcgagggagaggagcagggaggaggaggagaagaagaagggggagAAGGGGGTCCTGGTGTGGAGggcacagagggagaagaaCCAACTGAACCACCCAAGAAGAAAGTCACAAATAAGAAGAACAATAAGAAACAAGCTGCAAAGGAATCAGTCCCAGAAGATGTCATTTctacagaggagacagagaaggatgGAGCTGCAAACGAGGAGGGAGGACAAGAAGAAGATACAGCGAAAGAAGACCCTCAACAAAATGTCCAAGCAAAGAAGAGCAATAAAAAGACGAATAAGATACAGAAACAGCAGATAgaaaaggatgaagagaaacagacaaatctgGAGGCCCCTTCAGAACTCCAGGCTCCAGAAGTAGAAAAATCCTCGCCAAAAAAAGTGACCAAACtcactaaaaagaaaaacaggaactgGACAAATATCGCACATTCTGCCTCTGAGGACCAAAACGCTGATGTGGGAGCGTGGCAGGATCTGTTTGTCCCTTCCCCCGTGCTGAAGGCGCTGAGCAGCCTTGGATTTGGTTCGCCCACGCCGATTCAAGCCCTGGCACTGCCTTCGGCCATCAGGGATCGTATGGATGTACTGGGGGCAGCGGAGACGG GAAGTGGTAAGACGCTGGCTTTTGGTATTCCCATGATCCACGCCATCCTGGAGTGGAGAAAGGGCTCCGATGAACCTGCCGAGAGCAACAGTGAACCAGCCCCACAGGTGGAGAGTTTGTATTTACCAAGCCTAAAGTCCGAAAATGATGCTGAGTCCATAACAGAGGAGGACAACGTGGAGGCTGTGGAAGAAGAGGACGAAGGTGTCTCAGATCAGGACCAAGGTGACTCAGATGAcggtgaggaggatgaggatgaggatgagcaCAGTGGTGAAGACGAGGATGAGGATCAAACGCTTGGGTGCGTGAAAGTGATCGAAGATGCAGAGTTTGACTTAGACGCTGAAGAAAAACCTGCAGGGGGTCGGAATCAGCCTCTGCTCGGACTGGTGCTCACTCCCACCAGGGAGCTGGCTGTTCAGGTCAAACACCACATTGATGCTGTCGCTAAATTCACTG ATATCAAGACGGCGATAATTGTGGGTGGAATGGcacaacagaaacagaggaggatgtTAAAACGCCGGCCGGAGATTGTTATTGCGACTCCAGGACGTCTGTGGGACTTGATCAAGGAGAAACATCCACATCTGCTGAACCTCAGACAGCTCAA GTGCCTGGTCATAGACGAAGCCGATCGTATGGTGCAAAGAGGCCACTTTGCGGAGCTGGAGAATCTGCTGGAGATGCTGAACACCGTGCACTTCAACCCCACGAGgcaaacatttgtgttctctgCCACACTGACCATGGCTCACAGCCTGCCCACCCGCctcctgcagaagaagaagaggaagaatatGGACCAGAGGGGCAAGCTGGAAGTTCTCATGGAGAAAGTGGGGATCAAGTCCAAACCCAAAATCATCGACCTCACCAGGAAGGAGGCGACGGTGGAGACGCTGACCGAGACGCGGATCCACTgtcagaaagaggagaaggactTCTACCTGTATTACTTCTTGCTGCAGTTCCCCGGGCGCACCATGGTGTTCGCCAACAGCATAGACTGTATCAAGAGACTGAACTCCCTGCTGGTGATCTTAGACTTTGATCCACTGCCTCTACACGCCAACATGCACCAGAAACAACGCCTGAAAAACCTGGAGAGGTTTGCTGAGAGGGAGAA TTGCGTTCTGCTGACCACTGATGTAGCTGCAAGAGGACTGGATATTCCCAATGTTCAACATGTGATCCACTACCag GTTCCCAGGACATCTGAGACTTATGTCCATCGGAGTGGCAGAACAGCGAGAGCCACTAAAGAGGGTCTCAGTTTGCTGCTAATCGGCCCAGACGACATGTTGAACTTCAGAAAGATTTATAATACTCTAGGGAAGGACGAGGACCTTCCCATGTTCCCCATAGAGATCAAATGCATGGAAGCAATCAAG GAACGAGTAAACTTGGCCAGGAACATAGAGAAGATTGAGTTCCACAACGGCAAAGAGAAGCAACACAACTCCTGGTtcaaaaaagcagcagaggccCTGGAGCTGGACCTGGATGATGATCTTTTACTCG GCCGATCAAAGGGGGAGGATGgtgacagagagcagcagaagaTGGTCAAGAGCATGAAAAAGCATTTGAAGCATTTGAGCTCCCAGCCTGTGTTCAAGAACCTGGTAAAGACCAGGTACCCGACTCAGATGGGAAAACTCACCCTGCCCCACCTGCCTCGTGGCGGGATGGAAAGTGCCCTGACCAAGGTGTCAATACAGCAGAAGGAAGACGAGTTAAAAAAACGTGGTCCACCACAGCCAgggaaaaagaagcagaggaaggaaaagaggcagaagaagaaggaggagcagcagcagcagaagcagcagcagcagcagtga
- the serpina10b gene encoding protein Z-dependent protease inhibitor: MVVPSNRPRLGIMALDKMKMGLICILAYICFLIPLHQAQLPSATISDLSFKNMDFAMKLYRKISSYNDKNIFFSPLSISTSFGALLMASDGVTREELLKGLNLEQLETANEPELIPRLFQLLHENITQNGSLKLEDGMALFVHPHFEVEKNFENQIKTFFDADIKTVDFTDTEASVKFINEYVKKKTEDKVTEIISSLDAQTQLMLINTIFFQGAWELPFNPNFTQSNPFYIDNYNVVQVPTMYKEDRFYMTDDVTLGAKVLKLPYKEGVSMLILLPNKGIDYTVIDDQISARKFLTWVRKLQKTKLEVKMPKFKMEQSYSLHHILPDMGMPSIFSNSANLTRLSKGGAIKVSEVLHKAVIDVDETGTTAATVTAIGITPYSLPPTFTINRPFFFFIYHEDTNTLLFMGRVTDPTKN; encoded by the exons ATG GTTGTTCCTTCAAACCGTCCTAGACTTGGCATTATGGCTTTAGACAAAATGAAGATGGGGTTGATTTGTATTCTAGCCTACATTTGCTTCCTCATTCCTCTTCACCAAGCACAACTTCCAAGTGCCACCATCTCAGATCTTTCTTTCAAAAACATGGACTTTGCCATGAAGCTTTACAGGAAAATATCCAGTTACAACGACAAGAACATCTTTTTCTCACCCCTGAGCATCTCGACCAGTTTCGGCGCTCTCTTGATGGCCTCTGACGGCGTCACCCGCGAGGAGTTGCTCAAGGGTCTCAACCTGGAGCAGCTCGAGACGGCTAACGAGCCAGAACTCATCCCGAGACTTTTCCAGCTCCTTCACGAGAACATCACACAGAACGGATCGCTGAAACTGGAAGATGGCATGGCCCTCTTCGTGCACCCGCATTTTGAGGTGGAAAAGAATTTTGAAAACCAGATCAAGACATTTTTTGATGCTGACATTAAAACTGTAGacttcacagacacagaggcaagTGTCAAGTTCATCAATGAATACGTCAAGAAAAAGACTGAGGACAAGGTGACAGAGATTATATCAAGCCTGGACGCACAGACCCAGCTCATGTTAATCAACACAATTTTCTTCCAGG GAGCCTGGGAGTTGCCATTCAACCCCAATTTCACTCAAAGTAATCCCTTCTACATCGATAACTATAACGTTGTGCAAGTGCCCACAATGTATAAAGAGGATAGGTTCTACATGACGGACGACGTCACACTCGGAGCCAAAGTGCTGAAGCTGCCATACAAGGAAGGTGTCTCCATGCTCATCCTGCTACCCAACAAAGGCATCGACTACACTGTAATCGATGATCAAATCTCTGCTCGCAAGTTCCTCACGTGGGtcagaaaactgcaaaaaac CAAACTGGAGGTCAAAATGCCCAAATTCAAGATGGAGCAGTCGTATTCCCTGCACCACATCCTACCAGACATGGGCATGCCCAGTATCTTCAGTAATTCAGCCAATTTGACGAGGCTGAGTAAGGGTGGAGCCATCAAAGTGTCAGAG GTGCTGCACAAGGCTGTGATTGACGTGGATGAAACTGGGACAACGGCAGCAACTGTCACAGCAATCGGCATTACACCGTATTCCTTACCCCCGACATTCACCATCAACAGGCcgtttttcttcttcatataTCATGAAGACACAAACACTCTGCTGTTCATGGGTCGGGTGACTGACCCCACCAAAAACTAG